One genomic window of Verrucomicrobiota bacterium includes the following:
- the leuD gene encoding 3-isopropylmalate dehydratase small subunit produces MALERITQVSGTGVFIPGSDIDTDRIIPARFMKCVTFDGLGEYLFYDVRKTGDGTDKAHPLNEPRHAEASILLAGINFGCGSSREHAPQALYRYGFRALIAESFAEIFFGNCTTLGIPCVIASAEQIAQIRAEIEIDPETPITIDVTHKRVHFGDQSISVEMPETARGALIHGKWDAIGELLEGSDDIDRTVSSLAYVQV; encoded by the coding sequence ATGGCCCTCGAACGCATCACCCAAGTCTCCGGCACCGGGGTCTTCATCCCCGGATCGGACATCGACACCGACCGCATCATCCCAGCGCGCTTCATGAAGTGTGTCACCTTCGATGGGCTGGGCGAATACCTCTTCTATGATGTCCGCAAAACCGGAGACGGCACGGACAAGGCCCATCCGCTCAACGAGCCTCGGCACGCCGAAGCCTCCATCCTCCTGGCCGGCATCAATTTTGGCTGCGGCTCCTCTCGGGAACACGCCCCGCAGGCGCTCTACCGCTACGGCTTCCGCGCGCTCATCGCCGAGAGCTTCGCCGAAATCTTCTTTGGAAACTGCACCACCCTGGGGATTCCTTGCGTCATCGCGAGCGCCGAGCAAATCGCCCAAATTCGGGCTGAAATCGAGATCGATCCCGAAACGCCCATCACGATCGACGTCACCCACAAACGCGTCCACTTTGGCGATCAATCGATCTCCGTGGAAATGCCGGAAACGGCCCGCGGCGCGCTCATCCATGGGAAGTGGGACGCCATCGGAGAACTCCTGGAAGGCTCGGACGACATCGACCGCACGGTCAGCTCCCTCGCCTA